The Anguilla anguilla isolate fAngAng1 chromosome 4, fAngAng1.pri, whole genome shotgun sequence genome has a window encoding:
- the LOC118225477 gene encoding E3 ubiquitin/ISG15 ligase TRIM25-like isoform X5, with amino-acid sequence MAQAAGLLVQDQLSCSICLDILKDPATIPCGHNYCMGCIKGCWDQDDNTGVYSCPQCRETFTSRPVLKKNTLLDEVVEQLKKTGLQAAPPAHCYAGPGDVECDFCTGRKGKAVKSCLVCLASYCETHLQPHYESPALKKHNLVKATGNLQEKICSRHDKALEIYCRTDQQFICYLCTIEDHRGHDTASVATARTEKQKQLGVTQSKFQQRIQEREKELQDLRQAVQSLKRSAQAAVEDSERIFTELICSIERRRTEVKELIRDQEKAEVSRAEGLLEQLEQEIAELRRRDTELEHLSHTEDHIHFLQSSQSLCVPPGPGDLPSITINPHISFEAVRKCVSKLKQQLEDICKGEMSKISKACRAMGIYGCFTETREPSETRVTAADVEACPLCMKPWQNKLRLICTHAFCAACLRDSVSRVGRQCPVCLKALAVVGDQPQGQMTVKNDLVKNFSCISYNIPNGIQTEAHPNPGKPFTGIQTHAWLPKSREGEEVLKLLRRAFDQKLVFTVAATGGAADRVVYADIPHTRRPIVLRNPDFLQKVKAALSAKFIE; translated from the exons ATGGCACAGGCTGCAGGCCTTCTGGTTCAGGACCAGTTGAGCTGCTCGATCTGTCTGGATATACTCAAGGATCCAGCGACTATTCCCTGTGGACATAATTACTGTATGGGCTGTattaagggctgctgggatcagGATGATAATACTGGTGTCTACAGCTGTCCCCAGTGCAGAGAAACTTTCACCTCAAGGCCTGTCCTGAAGAAAAACACCTTACTGGATGAAGTGGTGGAACAATTGAAGAAGACAGGACtccaagctgctcctcctgctcactgttacgctggacctggagacgtGGAGTGTGATTTCTGCACTGGGAGAAAGGGCAAAGCTGTCAAGTCCTGTTTGGTGTGTCTGGCCTCTTACTGCGAAACTCATCTCCAGCCTCACTATGAATCTCCTGCTCTTAAGAAGCATAATCTGGTCAAAGCCACTGGAAACCTTCAGGAGAAGATCTGCTCTCGTCATGACAAAGCGCTCGAGATTTACTGTCGCACCGATCAGCAGTTTATCTGTTATCTCTGTACAATTGAAGATCACAGAGGCCATGATACAGCTTCAGTTGCAACAGCaaggactgagaaacag aagcagctgggggtgacacagagtaaattccagcagagaatccaggagagagagaaggagctgcaggatctgagacaggctgtgcagtcacttaag cgctctgcacaggcagcagtggaggacagtgagcggatctttactgagctgatcTGCTCCATTGAGAGAAGGCGCActgaggtgaaagagctgatcagagatcaggagaAGGCTGAAGTGAGTCGGGCTGAGGGACTCCTGGAGCAactggagcaggagattgctgagctgaggaggagagacacTGAGCTGGAGcatctttcacacacagaggatcacatccatttcctccag agctctcagtctctctgtgtccctcctggacctggagacttACCCAGCATCACTATCAACCCACACATCTCCTTTGAGGCTGTGAGGAAATGTGTCTCTAAGCTGAAGCAGCAACTGGAGGACATCTGCAAGGGTGAAATGTCTAAGATCTCCAAG GCATGCAGAGCAATGGGCATTTATGGCTGCTTCACTGAGACCAGAGAGCCTTCAGAAACTAGAGTCACAGCAGCTGATGTGGAGGCCTGTCCCCTCTGCATGAAGCCCTGGCAGAACAAGCTGAGGCTGATATGTACTCATGCCTTCTGTGCAGCCTGTCTGCGTGACTCTGTGTCTAGAGTGGGTCGTCAGTGTCCAGTGTGTCTAAAAGCACTTGCAGTGGTAGGAGACCAGCCACAGGGACAGATGACCGTGAAAAATGACTTAGTAAAAAATTTTTCATGTATTAGCTACAATATTCCCAATGGAATACAGACG GAGGCCCATCCCAACCCAGGGAAGCCCTTTACTGGAATCCAAACACATGCCTGGTTACCAAAAAGCCGAGAGGGTGAGGAGGTGCTGAAGCTGCTGCGAAGAGCCTTTGACCAGAAGCTGGTTTTTACTGTGGCTGCAACCGGTGGAGCTGCAGACAGAGTCGTCTACGCTGAC
- the LOC118225477 gene encoding E3 ubiquitin/ISG15 ligase TRIM25-like isoform X1, with amino-acid sequence MAQAAGLLDQDQLSCSICLDILKDPVTIPCGHNYCMGCIKGCWDQGDHTGVYSCPQCRETFTPRPVLKKNTLLDEVVKKMKKTGLQAAPPAHYYAGPGDVECDVCTGRKCKAVKSCLVCLASYCETHLQPHYESPAFKKHNLVKATENLQEKICSCHDKALEIYCRTDQQFICYLCTIEDHRGHDTASVATARTEKQKQLGVTQSKFQWRIQEREKELQDLRQAVQSLKRSAQAAVEDSERIFTELICSIKRRCSEVKELIRNQEKAEVSRAEGHLERLEQEISELRRRDIELEQLSHTEDHIHFLQSTQSLCVPPGPGDLPSITINPHISFEAVRKCVSELKQRLEDVCKGEMSKISKACRAMGIYGCFTETREPSETRVTAADVEACPLCMKPWQNKLRLICTHAFCAACLRDSVSRVGRQCPVCLKALAVVGDQPQGQMTVKNDLVKNFSCISYNIPNGIQTEAHPNPGKPFTGIQTHAWLPKSREGEEVLKLLRRAFDQKLVFTVAATGGAADRVVYADIPHTRRPIVLRNPDFLQKVKAALSAKFIE; translated from the exons ATGGCACAGGCTGCAGGTCTTCTGGATCAGGACCAGTTGAGCTGCTCGATCTGTCTGGATATACTCAAGGATCCGGTGACTATTCCCTGTGGACATAATTACTGTATGGGCTGTattaagggctgctgggatcagGGTGATCATACTGGTGTCTACAGCTGTCCCCAGTGCAGAGAAACTTTCACCCCAAGGCCtgttctgaagaaaaacaccttGCTGGATGAAGTggtgaagaaaatgaaaaagacaggactccaagctgctcctcctgctcactattacgctggacctggagacgtAGAGTGTGATGTCTGCACTGGGAGAAAGTGCAAAGCCGTCAAGTCCTGTTTGGTGTGTCTGGCCTCTTACTGCGAAACTCATCTCCAGCCTCACTATGAATCTCCTGCTTTTAAGAAGCATAATCTGGTCAAAGccactgaaaacctgcaggagaagatctgctCTTGTCATGACAAAGCGCTCGAGATTTACTGTCGCACCGATCAGCAGTTTATCTGTTATCTCTGTACAATTGAAGATCACAGAGGCCATGATACAGCTTCAGTTGCAACAGCaaggactgagaaacag aagcagctgggggtGACACAGAGTAAATTCCAGTGGagaatccaggagagagagaaggagctgcaggatctgagacaggctgtgcagtcactcaag cgctctgcacaggcagcagtggaggacagtgaaaggatctttactgagctgatcTGCTCTATTAAAAGAAGGTgctctgaggtgaaagagctgatcagAAATCAGGAGAAGGCTGAAGTGAGTCGGGCTGAGGGACATTTGGAgcgactggagcaggagatttctgagctgaggaggagagacattgagctggagcagctttcacacacagaggatcacatccatttcctccag agcactcagtctctctgtgtccctcctggacctggagacttACCCAGCATCACTATCAACCCACACATCTCCTTTGAGGCTGTGAGGAAATGTGTCTCTGAGCTGAAGCAGCGACTGGAGGACGTCTGCAAGGGTGAAATGTCTAAGATCTCCAAGGCATGCAGAGCAATGGGCATTTATGGCTGCTTCACTGAGACCAGAGAGCCTTCAGAAACTAGAGTCACAGCAGCTGATGTGGAGGCCTGTCCCCTCTGCATGAAGCCCTGGCAGAACAAGCTGAGGCTGATATGTACTCATGCCTTCTGTGCAGCCTGTCTGCGTGACTCTGTGTCTAGAGTGGGTCGTCAGTGTCCAGTGTGTCTAAAAGCACTTGCAGTGGTAGGAGACCAGCCACAGGGACAGATGACCGTGAAAAATGACTTAGTAAAAAATTTTTCATGTATTAGCTACAATATTCCCAATGGAATACAGACG GAGGCCCATCCCAACCCAGGGAAGCCCTTTACTGGAATCCAAACACATGCCTGGTTACCAAAAAGCCGAGAGGGTGAGGAGGTGCTGAAGCTGCTGCGAAGAGCCTTTGACCAGAAGCTGGTTTTTACTGTGGCTGCAACCGGTGGAGCTGCAGACAGAGTCGTCTACGCTGAC
- the LOC118225477 gene encoding E3 ubiquitin/ISG15 ligase TRIM25-like isoform X4 yields MAQAAGLLDQDQLSCSICLDILKDPVTIPCGHNYCMGCIKGCWDQGDHTGVYSCPQCRETFTPRPVLKKNTLLDEVVKKMKKTGLQAAPPAHYYAGPGDVECDVCTGRKCKAVKSCLVCLASYCETHLQPHYESPAFKKHNLVKATENLQEKICSCHDKALEIYCRTDQQFICYLCTIEDHRGHDTASVATARTEKQKQLGVTQSKFQWRIQEREKELQDLRQAVQSLKRSAQAAVEDSERIFTELICSIKRRCSEVKELIRNQEKAEVSRAEGHLERLEQEISELRRRDIELEQLSHTEDHIHFLQSTQSLCVPPGPGDLPSITINPHISFEAVRKCVSELKQRLEDVCKGEMSKISKACRAMGIYGCFTETREPSETRVTAADVEACPLCMKPWQNKLRLICTHAFCAACLRDSVSRVGRQCPVCLKALAVVGDQPQGQMTVKNDLVKNFSCISYNIPNGIQTEAHPNPGKPFTGIQTHAWLPKSREGEEVLKLLRRAFDQKLVFTVAATGGAADRVVYADIPHTRRPIVLRNPDFLQKVKAALRAKFIE; encoded by the exons ATGGCACAGGCTGCAGGTCTTCTGGATCAGGACCAGTTGAGCTGCTCGATCTGTCTGGATATACTCAAGGATCCGGTGACTATTCCCTGTGGACATAATTACTGTATGGGCTGTattaagggctgctgggatcagGGTGATCATACTGGTGTCTACAGCTGTCCCCAGTGCAGAGAAACTTTCACCCCAAGGCCtgttctgaagaaaaacaccttGCTGGATGAAGTggtgaagaaaatgaaaaagacaggactccaagctgctcctcctgctcactattacgctggacctggagacgtAGAGTGTGATGTCTGCACTGGGAGAAAGTGCAAAGCCGTCAAGTCCTGTTTGGTGTGTCTGGCCTCTTACTGCGAAACTCATCTCCAGCCTCACTATGAATCTCCTGCTTTTAAGAAGCATAATCTGGTCAAAGccactgaaaacctgcaggagaagatctgctCTTGTCATGACAAAGCGCTCGAGATTTACTGTCGCACCGATCAGCAGTTTATCTGTTATCTCTGTACAATTGAAGATCACAGAGGCCATGATACAGCTTCAGTTGCAACAGCaaggactgagaaacag aagcagctgggggtGACACAGAGTAAATTCCAGTGGagaatccaggagagagagaaggagctgcaggatctgagacaggctgtgcagtcactcaag cgctctgcacaggcagcagtggaggacagtgaaaggatctttactgagctgatcTGCTCTATTAAAAGAAGGTgctctgaggtgaaagagctgatcagAAATCAGGAGAAGGCTGAAGTGAGTCGGGCTGAGGGACATTTGGAgcgactggagcaggagatttctgagctgaggaggagagacattgagctggagcagctttcacacacagaggatcacatccatttcctccag agcactcagtctctctgtgtccctcctggacctggagacttACCCAGCATCACTATCAACCCACACATCTCCTTTGAGGCTGTGAGGAAATGTGTCTCTGAGCTGAAGCAGCGACTGGAGGACGTCTGCAAGGGTGAAATGTCTAAGATCTCCAAGGCATGCAGAGCAATGGGCATTTATGGCTGCTTCACTGAGACCAGAGAGCCTTCAGAAACTAGAGTCACAGCAGCTGATGTGGAGGCCTGTCCCCTCTGCATGAAGCCCTGGCAGAACAAGCTGAGGCTGATATGTACTCATGCCTTCTGTGCAGCCTGTCTGCGTGACTCTGTGTCTAGAGTGGGTCGTCAGTGTCCAGTGTGTCTAAAAGCACTTGCAGTGGTAGGAGACCAGCCACAGGGACAGATGACCGTGAAAAATGACTTAGTAAAAAATTTTTCATGTATTAGCTACAATATTCCCAATGGAATACAGACG GAGGCCCATCCCAACCCAGGGAAGCCCTTTACTGGAATCCAAACACATGCCTGGTTACCAAAAAGCCGAGAGGGTGAGGAGGTGCTGAAGCTGCTGCGAAGAGCCTTTGACCAGAAGCTGGTTTTTACTGTGGCTGCAACCGGTGGAGCTGCAGACAGAGTCGTCTACGCTGAC
- the LOC118225477 gene encoding E3 ubiquitin/ISG15 ligase TRIM25-like isoform X2 — protein MAQAAGLLDQDQLSCSICLDILKDPVTIPCGHNYCMGCIKGCWDQGDHTGVYSCPQCRETFTPRPVLKKNTLLDEVVKKMKKTGLQAAPPAHYYAGPGDVECDVCTGRKCKAVKSCLVCLASYCETHLQPHYESPAFKKHNLVKATENLQEKICSCHDKALEIYCRTDQQFICYLCTIEDHRGHDTASVATARTEKQKQLGVTQSKFQWRIQEREKELQDLRQAVQSLKRSAQAAVEDSERIFTELICSIKRRCSEVKELIRNQEKAEVSRAEGHLERLEQEISELRRRDIELEQLSHTEDHIHFLQSTQSLCVPPGPGDLPSITINPHISFEAVRKCVSELKQRLEDVCKGEMSKISKACRAMGIYGCFTETREPSETRVTAADVEACPLCMKPWQNKLRLICTHAFCAACLRDSVSRVGRQCPVCLKALAVVGDQPQGQMTVKNDLVKNFSCISYNIPNGIQTEAHPNPGKPFTGIQTHAWLPKSREGEEVLKLLRRAFDQKLVFTVAATGGAADRVVYADIPHAALPLGCLQPDFLNKVKAALSAKFIE, from the exons ATGGCACAGGCTGCAGGTCTTCTGGATCAGGACCAGTTGAGCTGCTCGATCTGTCTGGATATACTCAAGGATCCGGTGACTATTCCCTGTGGACATAATTACTGTATGGGCTGTattaagggctgctgggatcagGGTGATCATACTGGTGTCTACAGCTGTCCCCAGTGCAGAGAAACTTTCACCCCAAGGCCtgttctgaagaaaaacaccttGCTGGATGAAGTggtgaagaaaatgaaaaagacaggactccaagctgctcctcctgctcactattacgctggacctggagacgtAGAGTGTGATGTCTGCACTGGGAGAAAGTGCAAAGCCGTCAAGTCCTGTTTGGTGTGTCTGGCCTCTTACTGCGAAACTCATCTCCAGCCTCACTATGAATCTCCTGCTTTTAAGAAGCATAATCTGGTCAAAGccactgaaaacctgcaggagaagatctgctCTTGTCATGACAAAGCGCTCGAGATTTACTGTCGCACCGATCAGCAGTTTATCTGTTATCTCTGTACAATTGAAGATCACAGAGGCCATGATACAGCTTCAGTTGCAACAGCaaggactgagaaacag aagcagctgggggtGACACAGAGTAAATTCCAGTGGagaatccaggagagagagaaggagctgcaggatctgagacaggctgtgcagtcactcaag cgctctgcacaggcagcagtggaggacagtgaaaggatctttactgagctgatcTGCTCTATTAAAAGAAGGTgctctgaggtgaaagagctgatcagAAATCAGGAGAAGGCTGAAGTGAGTCGGGCTGAGGGACATTTGGAgcgactggagcaggagatttctgagctgaggaggagagacattgagctggagcagctttcacacacagaggatcacatccatttcctccag agcactcagtctctctgtgtccctcctggacctggagacttACCCAGCATCACTATCAACCCACACATCTCCTTTGAGGCTGTGAGGAAATGTGTCTCTGAGCTGAAGCAGCGACTGGAGGACGTCTGCAAGGGTGAAATGTCTAAGATCTCCAAGGCATGCAGAGCAATGGGCATTTATGGCTGCTTCACTGAGACCAGAGAGCCTTCAGAAACTAGAGTCACAGCAGCTGATGTGGAGGCCTGTCCCCTCTGCATGAAGCCCTGGCAGAACAAGCTGAGGCTGATATGTACTCATGCCTTCTGTGCAGCCTGTCTGCGTGACTCTGTGTCTAGAGTGGGTCGTCAGTGTCCAGTGTGTCTAAAAGCACTTGCAGTGGTAGGAGACCAGCCACAGGGACAGATGACCGTGAAAAATGACTTAGTAAAAAATTTTTCATGTATTAGCTACAATATTCCCAATGGAATACAGACG GAGGCCCATCCCAACCCAGGGAAGCCCTTTACTGGAATCCAAACACATGCCTGGTTACCAAAAAGCCGAGAGGGTGAGGAGGTGCTGAAGCTGCTGCGAAGAGCCTTTGACCAGAAGCTGGTTTTTACTGTGGCTGCAACCGGTGGAGCTGCAGACAGAGTCGTCTACGCTGACATCCCCCATGCAGCATTACC GTTGGGGTGCTTACAGCCTGACTTCCTGAATAAAGTGAAGGCGGCACTCAGTGCCAAATTCATTGAATGA
- the LOC118225477 gene encoding E3 ubiquitin/ISG15 ligase TRIM25-like isoform X3 has product MAQAAGLLDQDQLSCSICLDILKDPVTIPCGHNYCMGCIKGCWDQGDHTGVYSCPQCRETFTPRPVLKKNTLLDEVVKKMKKTGLQAAPPAHYYAGPGDVECDVCTGRKCKAVKSCLVCLASYCETHLQPHYESPAFKKHNLVKATENLQEKICSCHDKALEIYCRTDQQFICYLCTIEDHRGHDTASVATARTEKQKQLGVTQSKFQWRIQEREKELQDLRQAVQSLKRSAQAAVEDSERIFTELICSIKRRCSEVKELIRNQEKAEVSRAEGHLERLEQEISELRRRDIELEQLSHTEDHIHFLQSTQSLCVPPGPGDLPSITINPHISFEAVRKCVSELKQRLEDVCKGEMSKISKACRAMGIYGCFTETREPSETRVTAADVEACPLCMKPWQNKLRLICTHAFCAACLRDSVSRVGRQCPVCLKALAVVGDQPQGQMTVKNDLVKNFSCISYNIPNGIQTEAHPNPGKPFTGIQTHAWLPKSREGEEVLKLLRRAFDQKLVFTVAATGGAADRVVYADIPHAALPSECRKPDFLQKVKAALRAKFIE; this is encoded by the exons ATGGCACAGGCTGCAGGTCTTCTGGATCAGGACCAGTTGAGCTGCTCGATCTGTCTGGATATACTCAAGGATCCGGTGACTATTCCCTGTGGACATAATTACTGTATGGGCTGTattaagggctgctgggatcagGGTGATCATACTGGTGTCTACAGCTGTCCCCAGTGCAGAGAAACTTTCACCCCAAGGCCtgttctgaagaaaaacaccttGCTGGATGAAGTggtgaagaaaatgaaaaagacaggactccaagctgctcctcctgctcactattacgctggacctggagacgtAGAGTGTGATGTCTGCACTGGGAGAAAGTGCAAAGCCGTCAAGTCCTGTTTGGTGTGTCTGGCCTCTTACTGCGAAACTCATCTCCAGCCTCACTATGAATCTCCTGCTTTTAAGAAGCATAATCTGGTCAAAGccactgaaaacctgcaggagaagatctgctCTTGTCATGACAAAGCGCTCGAGATTTACTGTCGCACCGATCAGCAGTTTATCTGTTATCTCTGTACAATTGAAGATCACAGAGGCCATGATACAGCTTCAGTTGCAACAGCaaggactgagaaacag aagcagctgggggtGACACAGAGTAAATTCCAGTGGagaatccaggagagagagaaggagctgcaggatctgagacaggctgtgcagtcactcaag cgctctgcacaggcagcagtggaggacagtgaaaggatctttactgagctgatcTGCTCTATTAAAAGAAGGTgctctgaggtgaaagagctgatcagAAATCAGGAGAAGGCTGAAGTGAGTCGGGCTGAGGGACATTTGGAgcgactggagcaggagatttctgagctgaggaggagagacattgagctggagcagctttcacacacagaggatcacatccatttcctccag agcactcagtctctctgtgtccctcctggacctggagacttACCCAGCATCACTATCAACCCACACATCTCCTTTGAGGCTGTGAGGAAATGTGTCTCTGAGCTGAAGCAGCGACTGGAGGACGTCTGCAAGGGTGAAATGTCTAAGATCTCCAAGGCATGCAGAGCAATGGGCATTTATGGCTGCTTCACTGAGACCAGAGAGCCTTCAGAAACTAGAGTCACAGCAGCTGATGTGGAGGCCTGTCCCCTCTGCATGAAGCCCTGGCAGAACAAGCTGAGGCTGATATGTACTCATGCCTTCTGTGCAGCCTGTCTGCGTGACTCTGTGTCTAGAGTGGGTCGTCAGTGTCCAGTGTGTCTAAAAGCACTTGCAGTGGTAGGAGACCAGCCACAGGGACAGATGACCGTGAAAAATGACTTAGTAAAAAATTTTTCATGTATTAGCTACAATATTCCCAATGGAATACAGACG GAGGCCCATCCCAACCCAGGGAAGCCCTTTACTGGAATCCAAACACATGCCTGGTTACCAAAAAGCCGAGAGGGTGAGGAGGTGCTGAAGCTGCTGCGAAGAGCCTTTGACCAGAAGCTGGTTTTTACTGTGGCTGCAACCGGTGGAGCTGCAGACAGAGTCGTCTACGCTGACATCCCCCATGCAGCATTACC